TATCTGCCTAATACTCGGGTAAAAGTACCATGCCCACGAGGATGCCCACTCGACGCACCGTCGGAACAAATGTTGGTATGTGGCCAAGCCAAAAAGTTAGCAACATCGTTATCGTCCATCGACTTCCCCATAATTGCTTCTATTCCTTCATTGAAATTGGGATTTTTCTCTTCAAAATCGGCTGCTATTGCAATAAGATTCATGAGGGTTTGGGAAGGTTTTTCATTACGTAATTGGGCTATTTCCGAAACTGTTTTACCCGCATAGCTTTTGTTGGGAGCAAATCGCACCAATACCGATTTCTCGGGATCAAACAACTGATTCACAGCAAATTCGGCACTTATAGGATTGGTATAATCTCGATTAGGAAATAGTACTCGCAAGGTCGAATTCCAAAAATTATAAGGATAGCAGTCGGCTGTAATATCAACACCTTCGGCCCGAGCCTTTTGGAGTTGAGCCAATAACTGAGAAGACTTTCCCCACTGGTCTTTTTTAGCAATTTTGATATGCGAAATCTGAACAGGAATATGAGTTTGCCTACCGATTTCTATAATTTCGTCTACTGCTTCTTCCAAATGAATATCTTCACTACGAATATGACTCATGTATCGGCCACCAAATTGAGCTGTTATTTTGGCCAATGCTAAAACCTCTTCACGGTTAGAAAAAAAAGCTGATTCGTATTCTAAACCTGTATTCAAGCCCAACGACCCTTTTTCTAGCTCTTGTTGCAATAGCTTTTTCATTTGCTCTAATTCACTAGGCTTGGCTGTTCTGAAAAGACTTCTAGCCCCCAATACCTGTGTCCTAATGGTAGAATGCCCTGTAAAGGAGGCTATATTTACAGCAACGGGGGTTTTCTTGATAAAATTCTGAAGGGTATCCATTGAATAGCTTCCTCCGTCTTGTCCAATAACAATGGTAGTAACGCCCTGACTTACCGATGGAATAGCCTCTGGTGTTTTTTCTAATCCTCCAAAATGATGACTATGCGAGTCTATAAACCCTGGCGATAATACCAAGCCTTTTCCATCTATGACTTTTTCGTTGGGCAATGCCTGCAACTCGCCAATTTCCCATATCCTATCGTTCTTTAACCGAACAGATGCCCTACGAGCCACCGAGCCTGTACCATCGACAAGTTTTACTTGTGTAATCAATTGTGTTTGAGGAAGTTTTACTTTTTGCCCCGACAAGATATTATTTGTCATCGACAAAACCGTTGCACTGGTAGAGCTACTCAATACTATTACAGTAGTTTTCTGAGCAAGATTTCGTTCTATGCTATTTCTAAAACCTACCCAACTACCCGTATGCGATACAATTTTGCCATTATCCTTGATAGCCCAACCGAAGCCATAAGGGTACTTCGTGCCATCTTTTAGCTGAACTGGCTCAAAAGCCTCTTGAATAGTAGCCTGACTCACCAATTTATTGGTGTATAAAGCTTGTTCCCATTTTAGTAAATCATCGGCAGAAGCATAAACGTTGCCATCGCCCACTACTCCATCTAGCCTCATAAGGTCATTGAGCTGGTTTATGCCATTTTGCCTTTCAAAACCATAAACCCGCTGGCTGTTACTAGCCAACGGGCTTTTCATGTTAAGGTAAAAAATAAAGGTATTGGTCAGGAATAGTGGTTGGGTAATATTTCTTTTGAAAAAATCCTCGATAGGCATTCCACCTACTTTTTCAATAATTGAAGCCAACAAAACATAGCCTGTGTTGCAGTACTCCCATATTAATCCTACCTCAAAATTGAGAGCAGGATTAATATCCGTAAGGAGCTGGAGCAGTTTGTCGTTGTTGAGTGTATCTAATGTGTTATTATGACGCATAGCCAAATCAAAATACTCTGGTAATCCCGATGTATGAGTTAGCAAATGCCTAATCGTAATAGCTTCATACGGGAAGCTTGGCAAATATTTTTGTACTTTGTCGTCGTATTGCAGTTGTTTTCGCTCTTTGAGCTGCATTATCATCATGGCAATAAATTGCTTTGATACAGAAGCCAGATTGAATGACGAGCTACTCGATAAAGGTTGTTGTGTACGAATATCACTGATGCCAAAAGCTTTTTTGTAGAGCGTTTTACCGTTTTGGGCTACCAGTACAACACCATTAAAAAGAGCTTTTTCATGTAAAATTGTCAAAGCTGAGTCTAGGGTTTTGAGTCTTGACGGAGTAGGCTGTGCAAAAGATACTTCCGTTAGAAGGCAAAGGCCAATACAAGCATATATTATTCTCCAAATCGTTTTCATAGATTATACTTTTATGCTGAATTTATACCATAAATATATATTTCATTCTGAATAAGTTTATTTTTTCCTAATAAAAATATTACTTTTAAAAATATTTAAGCATAATTTGCTTTTAATAATAAAAAAGATAGACTCATTCAGAAAAATATGCTGGACAAAACCGATAGCCAAATTCTTAACTTACTACAACATAATGCCAAACTAACCATCAAAGAATTGGCAGAGGCATTACATCTGACTACTTCGCCCGTTTTTGAGCGAATCAAACGACTTGAAAAAGAGGGGGTTATTTCTGGATACGTAGCCTTGGTAAATGCTGAAAAGGCTGGACGAGGGCAAATTGTGTTTTGTAACGTATCGATGCCGATTTATACTACCGAAAACATTGATACTTTCGAGCATCTGGTAAAAGAGATGCCACAGGTATTAGAGTGCTATCATTTGGCTGGCATGGTCGACTACCAGCTAAAGGTATATGTAAAAGACATTAAGGAATACGACAACTTCCTAAAACAACTTGCTGAAATACAGATTGTTAAAGTACATAGCAGCACTGTAGTTTTGCACGATGTAAAGTACTCTACTGTCATTCCTACTTAAAAAATACTCAGCAGGCAAGCTAGTTGCTGCTGAGTATTTCCATCAATTAATTATTTAGCTTTTGCAGCCCATGTAGCGGCCTTGGCCAACGCATTTTTATCGGCAGTTCTTGCTCTTACAAAATTGCTTAGAAACAAATAGGCATTTTTGTCGGTTCTGCTATCTATCAAACTTTCCAGTACCTTAATTGCTTGGTCGGGCTTTCCTTCTCTAAACAAAGCTGTTGTTTCTTCCCTAAAAACTCTTCCAGCAATCGACTTCTTGTCGATTCCCAATTTGGTCAAATTAGCTTTTACCTGATTAATTTTTGCTACCGACGAACGGCTTCCTCGGCTAGAATACAACGAGTACATAATAATATTTTCAGCCGTTTGCTTCACCAATGCCTTGTCGTATTTAGCATTATATTCGGCCAAATGCGTCATCATATACGTAAAAATCGGGTTTTCGTCGTCCATGATTACCTTTTGTAAAACCAAAAAATTAGAATTATTGGTATATTGACTACTTGGGATTTTACTGGCATAAGCTTTCATTGCTGCAATATTGTCGGTAGTATCTTTCATGATTCTGGCCATGAAGGCATAATCAATCAAAAAATTGGGGTCTCGCACACCCGACTGAAAACTAGCTTTGTAGGCTGTGCTTCTTCTTTTGGGGTCGAGGGCCTTACCTGCTGCGTCTATTACTACTTGTGCGGTATTGGTATTTTCGCCCATTACAGCAATGTGCAATAGTTTTACCTCTTTATCAAAGAAAAGCAATGTTGGAGTTGACGGAATCCAGATTTTTTGTTTTTGCAAAAAAGCTTGAGCCTCGGTTGTGGTTACATCTAGCTTGTAGCTAATATAATTACGATTATAAAAATCACCTACCAACGGAAGTTCAAAGGTAGGTTTAAAGGCAATACACACATGGCAAGTAGGAGCATAGGCTTCTAAAAAAACAGCCTTATTTTGCATTTTTGCCAAGTCAAAAACCGTTCTGAGGTTACCCCCTGCAACAAAATTTACTCCTTTTTGAGCATTGCTAATATTAGCAATTATCATTAGCAATATTAAATTTAATACAATTTTTTTCATGAATTATCTTATTATAAGCTGGTAAAATTCAAAAAAAGCCCCTTTTCTTCACTGAAAAGGGGGCTAAACTAATTAGTATCGTTCAAGCTTAGGCTTGGGGCTGTTGTGCAGCTTTGATTTCTTCCTGAAGGTTTTTGGTCAAAACACGGCATAAATCATCAATCTGAAAAGCCATTTTTTGGTCGCCAGTTGCCTTTACCAACGATTCGGCAACACTACCCATTACCTCAATATAAAAACGTTTCATTTCTAAAACATCCATATCTTTGGTCCACAAAGGAAGTGCCAAAGTACCTTTGTGGTAGTGGTCCCAAACACCGATAAAAATAGCTTTGGTTTCCTCTACACCCTCATTAGGGTTTTCGGTGGCAGTCCAATGAATTTGTTCTGGAATACTTTGTTCGTCTAATGTTACTTGAAAATTGATTTCTGATTTTTTCATGGCACTATTTTAGTCAAGTTAGCACAAGCTTGCCTTGACCTCCTCGTTTATTTTTATTGATTACTTCCAAAAACTTTTTTGAGCAAATCGGTGACACGAGCCGCTGGATTTTCTCTGATTTTTTGCTCTTCCTGAGCTACTAATAAGAATAACCCATCTATGGCCTTTTGAGTTGCATAACCTTTCAAATCTGGGTTAACTTTTTGCCCAACGAAAGGAATTTTGTTATAAGTGGTGGCAATATCGCCATATAATTTGGTAGCCCCTGTCGAATTGATGGCCTCGTCCATAATAGGCGAAAAGGCATTGGTAAGGGCTTCGGTAGAAGTTTTTTTGAGGTACTGTGTGGCAGCGTCTTTATCGCCTTTCAATATTCCTAAGGCATCCTGAATTGTCATTTTGGTAATAGCATCCACAAAAATAGGTACTGCTTGCCCTGCTGCTTTTTCGGCACCACGGTTCAAGGCCGTAATAAATTTATCACACTGGCTTCCTAGTCCTATTTGACGTAACTTTTCTTCAACTTTGCGAGCTTCTGGCGGAAAAAGCAATTTTATTGTTTGATTACCCAAATACCCATCTAATGCCGAAGCCTGAGATGAACTATTTTTGATTCCTACAGTTAGGGCTTCTTTCAAGCCTTTGCTAATTTCTTCGGTGGTTAAGCCTCCTTTTGCACTACTCAATACATCGTTGGCTTGTTTCAATACATTTCCCCAGTTTTGCGACTGGCAACTTGATACAGAACCTAAAAAGCATACAGCAATAATAATTTTTCTCATTCTAGTGATTGTTAAAGTTGAACATCACGATATTCCTTAGGTATATTTACAGAATGTCGCCGATTTTTAAACGACAAAAGTGTTTAAAATGTGTAATTTTGGGCAAAAATAATGAATAGTTGGCAGGGCAAAGCCGAAATGCCTATTTTTATTCACATATTTGAGTCTTCACACAAAAAGCTTTTAGATAGCCCCCTTATAAAAATGATTAAAGCAGAGATTATTACCATTGGCGATGAAATTCTTTATGGACAAATTACCGATACCAACACCCAATGGATAAGTGCAGAATTAGATAAAATTGGCATAAGAACCGTTAGAAAATCGTCTGTTGGCGACACAGAAGAGTCTATTTTAAGCATTTTTGAGGAAGCAACTAAGCGTGCCAATGTAATTTTGGTAACAGGTGGCCTTGGCCCCACCAAAGACGATATTACTAAAAAAACGTTTTGTAAGTTTTTTAATACACAAATGGCGGTTCATCCGCAAGCGTTGGAAGACCTCAAAGCTTTTTTTCAGAAAAGAGGTAGAGAAGTAACAGGCTTGAACCTCGGACAAGCCGAACTGCCGCTCAATGCTGAATATATTCATAATAAATTAGGTACTGCCCCAGGTATGTGGTTCGAGCAAAACGAAACTGTTTATATTTCGATGCCAGGCGTACCTTATGAAATGAAAGGTTTGATGTCTGATTTAATTTTGCCTAAATTGCAGACATTTTTCAAGACCCCTGTTATCTTCCATAAAATCATCAGAACAGTAGGCATTGGCGAGTCGCTCTTGGCTGAAAAAATCGAAGATTGGGAAGATGCTCTGCCTTCACATATTCGATTGGCTTATTTGCCGTCGATGGGTAGTGTAAAAATGCGACTAACTGGCTTTGGTAGTGATATGGCCGTGTTAGAACAAGAAATAGATACAGAAATTCAAAAGGTTATGCCCATTATCGAGGAGTTTGTGTATGCCTTGGGTGAGGTTGAATTAGAAGAAGCCGTAGGAAAAATGCTAAAAGCCCGAAACCTAACGGTATCTACAGCCGAAAGCTGTACTGGTGGATATTTGGCTCATCAGTTTACCAAAATAGCTGGCTCGTCGGCGTATTATTATGGTAGTATTATTTCGTATGACAATTCTGTAAAAATTAACCAATTGGGGGTAAAAGAAGAAACGTTACGTGATTTTGGAGCGGTTTCGGAAGAAACAGTAATACAAATGGCTCAAAATGTACGACAACTTTTACATACCGATATTGGCTTGGCTACTAGTGGTATTGCTGGCCCCGATGGCGGAACACCCGAAAAGCCTGTTGGTACTATTTGGATTGCCCTGGCTACTGCCGAGCAAACTATTACTCAAAAACTACAATTGGGTGGTTTTAGAGAACAAAATATTCATTCAACTTCCATCAACATACTCAATTTACTACGAAAAGTTTTGAAATAGCACTGGCATATTTTCTCAAAATCCATTGACCATCTCAAAACAAAAACATTATTAATATGGCTCAAATTGAAATTATCATGCCCAAAATGGGCGAAAGTATCATGGAGGCAACGGTGCTTTCTTGGCTCAAAAAAGTAGGAGAACGCATTGAAGCCGACGACTACCTACTGGAGGTAGCTACAGACAAAATTGACACCGAAGTACCTTCGTCGCATAGTGGCGTGATTAAAGAAATTTTGGTGCAAGAAGGTGATATTGCTGTAATTGGTAGTCCTATTTGTATTATTGAAACCGAAGGAAATGCCGACGAGCCTCTTCCTACCGAAGAAGCAGCCTCTACTGCCATTGAGGCCGAAATTGAGGAAATACAAGCTCTTACGGGTATTGCCCTCGACCCCACACAAGCCAGTGCCGATAGCTCCCCTAGCCGTTTTTACTCGCCTTTGGTGCTGAGTATTAGCAAAGAAGAGGGTATTTCTATGCAAGAACTCAATGCCCTAAAAGGAAGTGGCTTGGATGGCCGTGTTACCAAAAATGATATTTTAGCTTATATAAACCAACGCAAAAAGCCTATCGCTGCTCCTGTCGCTCTACCTGCAACACCTACTTACGAAACACCTAAGGCTGTGCCTATAAGTATTTCGGGGCAAGACGAAATCGTACAAATGGATAGAATGCGTAAGATGATAGCCGAAAGAATGGTTGATTCAAAACGTATTGCACCACATGTTTCGTCGTTTGTAGAAACAGATATGACACCTGTCGTATTATGGCGTGAAGGAATTAAAAATAGCTTCAAAAAAGAATATGGCGAAAATATTACTTATACGCCTATCTTGATTGAAGCTGTGGTAAAAGCTATCAAAGATTTTCCAAAAATCAATGCTTCCGTTGATGGCGACCGTATTATTTATAAAAAGAATATCAATATTGGTATGGCAGTGGCATTGCCTAATGGCAACTTGATTGTGCCTGTTATTCATAATGCCGATAGCTATAACCTCATTGGGCTTACCAAAAAGGTAAATGATATTACTAAAAGAGCAAGAGAAAATAAGCTCAAACCTGAAGATTTGGAAGGCGGAACTTATACTATTTCTAATATTGGTACTTTTGGCAATGTGATGGGTACGCCTATTATATTACAACCACAAGTAGCAATTATGGCTTTTGGAGCAATTCAGAAAAAGCCAGCTGTCATTGAAACCCCCGAAGGCGACTTGATTGGCATCCGTCAAAAAATGTTTATTTCTCACTCTTACGACCACCGTATTGTTGATGGTTCGTTGGGTGGACAATTTGTAAAACGGGTTTCTGATTACCTAGAGGCATTTGATTTAAAAAGAAGCTTAATCTAATTCATAGAGACATGAGTCATCCCGAATTTAGTGAATTGAGATTGAGTGATTTAGTGATTATTCTTTATGTCTACCTTGCAGCAATAGAGACGTAATATTTTGTGTCTAAAAATTAGTCATTCAGTAGATTAATATCAAAAACATGAGTCATCCCGAATTTTGGGATAATTTACAAAAGAGACCTCTTGTTTGTGTTTATTGAGATTCACGAGGTAGACCATTGTGCTTTTTTCCCAATAGGGTGTTCAGTAGCACCCTATTGGAAAAAAAGCACAATGGTTAGGCATTTATTGACTATTAATCAAAAAAGGTGGCCGAAAAACGAATTTCGACCGCTTTTTTTGATTAAAAAATTCGGAAGGACTCATGTTTTTCTCTTATAATATCTTTGACAAATCAGGCTGATTTATATGGCTTTCTTTTAGTTCTCTATCTATTTCGGCAAATGCTTCTGGCTGATAAACCTTCTCTATCTTGGTATCTTTCAACCATAATATGGCATCACATACACCCCTAAGGGTATCCAAAATATGGGAAGTTATAATAACCACTTTTCCTTTTTCTTTCAACACCTTGATTATATTGGTAAGTACCCAGCTAGATTCTAAATCTAAGCCATTGTAAGGCTCATCCAAAATAATAATTTCTCTATCTAGCTTTAAAATACATAAAAGAGCTAGCTTTTTTTTCATTCCTGTCGAATACTCTTCAACAAGCGAATCCAAAGGTAAATCCATGATTTTTGCCCATTGATTTTCGTCAAAAGAAGGTATTTTCGAGGCGAAAATTGACAATATTTCTCGGCCTGTTAAGTAGCTATAAAAAAAATTATTGGTTTCCAAGATAGCTACTTGCCTTCTGTCTAAGGGCTTGTTTTGCCATAGTAATTCGCCACTTGTTGGGAACAAAAAGCCTGCAATACAATTGAGCAAAGTAGATTTCCCTGAACCATTTAGGCCAACTAAGCCATAGATATTACCGCTTTGAAATGATATTGAAATATGTTTTAAAACGGGCTCTGCCTGATAGGAAAAAGTGATATTTTTGAGTTCAAGCATTGAAGTAAAATTTGAGGTTCCTGATAGATTTTTGGTAAAATACAAAACATAATACCATTGAAATAGGAAACATGTAAGGCAAAAATATACCCACAAACAAAAAACCTCCTATTACAGTATTGGACGGCACTCCTATATTAGGCTGGTATGATTTATATTTATTAAGGATAAACACCAGATAATTAAGCACATACACTACCTGTAGTGCTATAAAAAATAATAAATTTTCGGGATAGTGAATCCCATACAATACCATCAATGGCCCTACAAATACCAAGTATTGCTTCGTTTGAAATAGAATCTTTTGATACAAAAAAGATTGGGCTGTTGTTGCTTCCAGCAAGACAATTGGAAGACTTTCGCATCTATTAAAAAAACCTAGAAAAAACATCGTAATCAGTCCAATCCCTAAATAGCCTGAAGGATACCAGGTACCTATAATCAAAACTCCTATATAAATCAACATAATTGGCCATTGATGTTGCCTCATACCAGCTATCCACTCAAAATTACCCTCCAACAAGATGCTTTTCAAAACAACGTGTTGCCTTATTTTAGGTAGTTCGACCGTACGATTGACCCAGCCGATAAGTCCAGTAAGCATAATAGCAACACCAATATAAACCACAGGAATTTGATAAGCGATTAGGGCTATATACCAAGGCATAAGCACAAGGTTATATTCCAGCCAATAATATAATGGGTAATTCTGTGAAAAAAGCATTTGGATTAGCCGCTTATCTTTTCGTTGCAAGTGAACTGTCCATGGTGCTAAAGCCGACAACATGGCTGTCCAAGGATTAAGCTGTATGGCCAGAAGTAACCTTAATACTAGTATAATACCCATAATAGCCCCTATCAATATAGCTATCCAACCTGCCTCCACAAGAAGTCTTTTGAACTGTATATACCTTAGTAACAATATATTTATCATATCAGATATTATGGTTATGAACTATTAGTCAAACAATACCCCAAAACATTACATTTAATTGCAATAAAAAAGGCTACCCTTATGAGGTAGCCTTTTTTATTGCTTTATTTCTACTTAAAACTTTGCATCAGCAGGTTTTACATTGGGTTTAATAATTCTTAACCAAGTCAAAACTTTGATTACAGGATAAGTTGGGTCAACCTCATACCACTTAGAACCGAAGTTCATGCTATTGGGCAATTTGTGGTGGTTGTTTTGGAACAACTCGCCCAACATCAAGAAATCAAAAACCAAAGAGTTTTTTGATTTATCTTGGTTGTCATAGTTTTGATAACCATACTTGTGGCCCGACCAGTTTACGATAGCACCATGAATAGGCCCCATCAAGAAGTGTACAGGCAACAAAAAGAAAAATGCCCAGTGCATATCAAAATATACATAAGCCACAATATAGAATACTGAATAAGCTACACCCCAGCCAATTCTTGAAGCCCAGTGGTCGCCCAGTTTTTCAATAAAGTTTGAATATGGGTAATTATGGTCAAAACGCTCTTCTATTTTAGTTTTGCTATTTAACAAAGCATTGTAAATATCTTTTGTTTTCCACATCATTGTGAAAACATTGCTTGAGAAGTGCGGTGAGTGAGGGTCTTTTTCTGTGTCGCTAAATGCGTGGTGCATACGGTGCAAAATAGCATAAGCACGTGGGCTTAAATATGATGAACCTTGTGATACATAAGTTAAAAAGTAAAAAAAGCGTTCCCAGAACTTGTTCATTAAGAACATTTTATGAGCCGAATAGCGGTGCAAGAAAAATGTTTGGCTAAATAATGACAAATACCAGTGAATAATAAATGCGGGTAATACCAATTGCATGTGTGTAAGTAGTTTAAAAATTATACAACAAATATACTCTTTGTTAGTCGAAAATGTTTTAACAATACGTTATTCTGACAAATGTCACTTTTTTAAAACATTTATATCTTTGTTTATATCATCTTTAACAGAATTAGTGTGTCAAAAAGGATATTGCTAAAATGAGGTGAGGGCAAATGACAACAAATTGGCACCCATCTGTAAAGCTTTCTGTCGAACACTTTCGGGGTCGTTATACACCGATTGGTCTTCCCAACCATTGCCCAAATCGCATTCGTAACTATAGAAACAAACCAAGCGTCCTTCCCAAATAAGGCCAAATCCTTGTGGAGCTTTCCCATCGTGCTCGTGTACCTTTGGTAAGCCATTTGTAAACTTAAATCGTTGGCTATAAACAGGATGATTAAAAGGCAATTCTACAAAATTCAGTTCGGGAAATACTTTTTTCATTTCTCTTCTGATAAATTTATCTAAGCCATAGTTATCGTCGATATGCAAGAAGCCACCACTGATAAGATATTTTCTTAGATTTCTGGCCTCGCTTTCCGAAAAAACGATGTTTCCGTGTCCAGTTAAGTGTACAAATGGATAGGTAAACAATTCGGGGCTACCAGCCTCAACAATATCTTCTTCGGGGAAAATATTCATTCGTAAATTACTATTACAAAACTTGATAAGATTGCCCAATGAAGTCTTGTTACAATACCAATCACCGCCACCGCCATACTTCATTTTGGCGATTTTGTAAGAAGCTTGCCCAAAAACGTTTTGATTAAAACCAAGCAAAACTACCAAAATACAAACTAAGCAAACTTGTACGTGTTTCTTCAAATACATCATTGGTTAATTAAATTTAATGTATGACAAGCTACCAATCCTGCTGTTTCGGTTCTGAGGCGGCTGTCGCCCAGACTAACAGCTCTAAATCCCTTTTGTAATGCCTGTGTGATTTCATCATTTGAGAAATCACCCTCTGGCCCAATCAACACACAAGTACTTTCACCTGCAAGTGGCACATTTTTTAGCAAATGGCGTTCGCCATCTTCCAAATGTGCTATTAAGTTATGTGTTGCAAGCAAATCTTTCTTGAGAAACTCTTTCCAAGTAATCATTTCATTGATTTTGGGCATGAAAGCTTTCAGCGATTGTTTCATTGCTCCTACTGCAATTTTCTCAATTCTTGGCAATTTAACTTCTTTTCTTTCAGAATAACGTGTTTGGACAAAAGTTATTTCATCAATTCCAATTTCAACACACTTTTCTATCATCCATTCTATTCTATCAAGGTTTTTGGTGGGGGCTATTACCAAATGAAAATAATAGTTTCTTACACCAAAGTTTGATTGATATTCGAGGATATTTAGCTCACATTTTTTATCATGTGCTTTCAAGATTGAACACTTAAAAAGCCCTCCTTTGCCATCTATTACATGAATCAGCTCTCCTTCCTGTAATCGTAACACCTTTACCGCATGCCTCGATTCTTCTTCATTCAATCGTTGCTGAGATTGTATTTCTGGTTGATAAAATAAATTCATGAAATTATTTTTCTTATATATTAAAAGCCTTACATACAAGGTTTGCTTGTCAAGGCTTTTTTTGTACTATTCAAACATTTGCTATTGCTAAGTAACTGTATCTACACACGAATCAGCTGATTATCTGTGTTTTTGGCTTAGGGTTATTCTATTTCTAAAGAGGATCTTTTATCTATAAGCCAAATACTACAGACGAAAGTTCAAATATAGCATTTCTCCCTCGATTTTGATAATATCTCCCAAATTGCCTCTGATATTGAATAATTATTGGCCCAACCTACAAAATATAGACAAACGATTGATTTTCAAGAATTTATTCTTTTGTTTACTAAAAACCTTAGGTTATCAAGTTTTTTTACCAATTGATGACAGCCTCATAATCAGGTATTTTGTGCTACTTACGCAGGTAAACAGCATTTATTCATAAAAACTTGATATTTTCTATCTTGGATAATTGGGAGAAAAGCAAAATTTAGATACTAATTGTTATAAAAAGAAGCCTATGAGAAGTGTAGTAATACTTAGGAGTAGCTTTCAAAAATAGTACAGAGCCTCGTAGATAAGACCCTGTACCAAGACCTTTATTGATTA
The DNA window shown above is from Flectobacillus major DSM 103 and carries:
- a CDS encoding ABC transporter ATP-binding protein translates to MLELKNITFSYQAEPVLKHISISFQSGNIYGLVGLNGSGKSTLLNCIAGFLFPTSGELLWQNKPLDRRQVAILETNNFFYSYLTGREILSIFASKIPSFDENQWAKIMDLPLDSLVEEYSTGMKKKLALLCILKLDREIIILDEPYNGLDLESSWVLTNIIKVLKEKGKVVIITSHILDTLRGVCDAILWLKDTKIEKVYQPEAFAEIDRELKESHINQPDLSKIL
- a CDS encoding acyl-CoA desaturase, whose amino-acid sequence is MQLVLPAFIIHWYLSLFSQTFFLHRYSAHKMFLMNKFWERFFYFLTYVSQGSSYLSPRAYAILHRMHHAFSDTEKDPHSPHFSSNVFTMMWKTKDIYNALLNSKTKIEERFDHNYPYSNFIEKLGDHWASRIGWGVAYSVFYIVAYVYFDMHWAFFFLLPVHFLMGPIHGAIVNWSGHKYGYQNYDNQDKSKNSLVFDFLMLGELFQNNHHKLPNSMNFGSKWYEVDPTYPVIKVLTWLRIIKPNVKPADAKF
- a CDS encoding DUF4159 domain-containing protein — encoded protein: MYLKKHVQVCLVCILVVLLGFNQNVFGQASYKIAKMKYGGGGDWYCNKTSLGNLIKFCNSNLRMNIFPEEDIVEAGSPELFTYPFVHLTGHGNIVFSESEARNLRKYLISGGFLHIDDNYGLDKFIRREMKKVFPELNFVELPFNHPVYSQRFKFTNGLPKVHEHDGKAPQGFGLIWEGRLVCFYSYECDLGNGWEDQSVYNDPESVRQKALQMGANLLSFALTSF
- a CDS encoding 16S rRNA (uracil(1498)-N(3))-methyltransferase gives rise to the protein MNLFYQPEIQSQQRLNEEESRHAVKVLRLQEGELIHVIDGKGGLFKCSILKAHDKKCELNILEYQSNFGVRNYYFHLVIAPTKNLDRIEWMIEKCVEIGIDEITFVQTRYSERKEVKLPRIEKIAVGAMKQSLKAFMPKINEMITWKEFLKKDLLATHNLIAHLEDGERHLLKNVPLAGESTCVLIGPEGDFSNDEITQALQKGFRAVSLGDSRLRTETAGLVACHTLNLINQ